The Dethiosulfovibrio peptidovorans DSM 11002 genome has a window encoding:
- a CDS encoding mannose-1-phosphate guanylyltransferase/mannose-6-phosphate isomerase, translated as MTEIKALILAGGGGTRLWPLSREEVPKQFLKLAGDYSLLQTTIKRLLPLCGQEGIKIVAGERWDSQIAYQASDVGLKGNIHVLEPEGRNTAPAIALGLAHLMEKGATRETPVLVCPSDHIIQNEKAFHDALKLGLLALEEGKLVTFGIVPDAPETGFGYIKKGEDRGGWNDVSQFVEKPDLKKAKEYVQSGQYLWNGGIFLFRAGDMIDSFKEHLPEIAKLMEGGEMAMVEGFKDLPSVSIDYGIMEKAPSVAVVPLDACWSDLGSWDAIYQQGEKDGNRNVLKGDVLADRSEGCLVQGDRRLIALSGVSDLLVVDTADALYIAPRGTSQSVKDVVSTLKERSRPEVTQAPESARRWGDYRILHEGDGIKVKRITVHPGKALSLQYHHHRTEHWIVVKGTAQVERDEETFYLHEGESTFIQKNQLHRLINPGKIPLEIIEVQNGPYLGEDDIVRIDMNCEDAK; from the coding sequence ATGACCGAGATAAAAGCCCTCATACTGGCAGGAGGCGGAGGGACCAGACTGTGGCCCCTCTCAAGGGAAGAGGTCCCAAAACAGTTTCTGAAACTCGCAGGAGACTACAGCCTCCTTCAGACAACCATAAAAAGGCTTCTGCCCCTCTGCGGCCAAGAGGGCATAAAAATAGTGGCAGGAGAGAGATGGGACAGCCAGATAGCCTACCAGGCCTCCGACGTAGGCTTGAAAGGAAACATACATGTCCTCGAGCCGGAAGGCAGAAACACCGCTCCGGCCATAGCCCTTGGGCTGGCCCATCTTATGGAAAAAGGGGCAACCAGGGAAACTCCAGTCCTCGTATGTCCCAGCGACCACATAATCCAAAACGAAAAAGCCTTCCACGACGCACTGAAGCTGGGGCTACTGGCGCTGGAAGAGGGAAAACTGGTCACCTTCGGCATAGTCCCGGACGCTCCAGAGACCGGATTCGGCTACATAAAAAAAGGCGAAGACAGGGGGGGCTGGAACGACGTATCTCAGTTCGTCGAAAAGCCGGACCTAAAAAAAGCAAAGGAATACGTCCAAAGCGGACAATACCTGTGGAACGGCGGGATATTTCTCTTTCGGGCCGGGGACATGATAGACTCCTTCAAAGAACACCTTCCGGAGATAGCGAAACTCATGGAAGGTGGAGAGATGGCCATGGTCGAGGGATTCAAAGACCTTCCCTCGGTATCAATAGACTACGGCATAATGGAAAAAGCCCCCTCAGTGGCGGTGGTCCCACTGGACGCCTGCTGGTCCGACCTGGGAAGCTGGGACGCCATCTATCAGCAGGGGGAAAAAGACGGCAACCGCAACGTCCTAAAAGGGGACGTCCTGGCCGATCGGTCGGAAGGATGCCTGGTCCAAGGGGACAGACGGCTCATAGCCCTGTCGGGGGTCAGCGACCTGCTGGTGGTGGACACCGCCGACGCCCTGTACATAGCCCCTAGGGGGACATCCCAATCGGTCAAAGACGTAGTCTCCACACTGAAAGAGCGGTCCAGACCGGAAGTAACCCAAGCCCCCGAAAGCGCCAGGAGATGGGGAGACTATAGAATTCTCCACGAAGGGGACGGCATAAAGGTAAAGAGGATAACCGTCCACCCGGGAAAAGCCCTGAGCCTCCAGTATCACCACCACAGGACGGAACACTGGATAGTGGTAAAAGGCACAGCCCAGGTCGAGAGGGACGAAGAGACCTTCTACCTCCACGAAGGGGAAAGCACCTTCATACAGAAAAATCAGCTCCACAGGCTCATAAACCCCGGAAAGATCCCACTCGAGATAATAGAGGTCCAAAACGGGCCGTATCTTGGGGAGGACGATATTGTGAGGATAGATATGAACTGCGAGGATGCAAAATGA
- a CDS encoding DegT/DnrJ/EryC1/StrS family aminotransferase: MYKVPLVKNTFLQEEETKKALSKFVLDARILSMGAECCKFEESFAAYQGRNRAVLFNSGGSANLALLQALKNMGKLKDEDLIGFSAVTWSTNTMPIIQLGMVPVALDCSRETLNVEPEELERCLKDHPLKALFITNALGFAGDLDAIRDICRERGIILLEDNCESLGSELKGTKLGNFGLASTFSFFVSHHMSTIEGGMICTDDLELTAMLKLVRANGWDRNLEEEEKNTIRAKYRVQSELDAKYTFYDLGYNLRPTEITGFLGQQQLAHLPGSILKRQDNYLRVERAIKSNPDLLTLKRDHLTVLSNFAIPILCKTPELRGKYGEKLERGGVEIRPLIAGNIQRQPFYGKYVPKSRELKGADFIHRCGLYCGNHPDYRQEELSILEDILGGGK, from the coding sequence GTGTATAAAGTCCCTCTGGTGAAAAACACCTTCCTCCAGGAGGAGGAGACAAAAAAAGCCCTGTCTAAATTCGTCCTGGACGCCCGGATCCTCAGCATGGGGGCTGAATGTTGCAAGTTTGAGGAAAGTTTCGCCGCATATCAGGGGCGAAACAGGGCGGTGCTCTTCAACAGCGGAGGAAGCGCCAACTTAGCCCTACTCCAGGCCCTTAAAAACATGGGAAAACTGAAAGACGAAGACCTTATAGGTTTCTCCGCCGTCACCTGGTCCACCAACACCATGCCCATAATACAGCTGGGCATGGTCCCTGTGGCCTTGGACTGCTCCAGGGAAACATTGAACGTCGAGCCCGAGGAACTTGAGAGATGCCTCAAAGACCACCCCCTGAAAGCCCTCTTCATAACCAACGCCCTGGGCTTTGCCGGAGATCTGGACGCAATCCGGGACATCTGCCGGGAAAGGGGAATAATCCTCCTGGAGGACAACTGCGAATCCCTTGGATCCGAGCTGAAGGGTACGAAACTGGGCAACTTCGGCCTCGCCTCCACCTTCTCCTTCTTCGTCTCCCACCACATGTCCACCATCGAAGGCGGCATGATCTGCACCGACGATCTGGAGCTCACCGCCATGCTTAAACTCGTCCGTGCCAACGGCTGGGACAGAAACCTGGAGGAAGAGGAAAAAAACACCATCCGGGCGAAATATCGGGTTCAATCCGAACTGGACGCTAAATACACCTTCTACGACCTGGGTTACAACCTAAGGCCCACGGAGATAACCGGATTTTTGGGCCAACAGCAGCTGGCCCACCTCCCTGGCTCGATCCTCAAAAGACAGGATAACTACCTCAGGGTGGAGAGGGCCATAAAATCCAACCCAGACCTCCTCACCTTAAAGAGAGACCACCTGACGGTCCTCTCCAACTTCGCCATACCAATACTTTGCAAAACCCCGGAGCTAAGGGGAAAATACGGCGAAAAGCTGGAGCGAGGAGGAGTGGAGATAAGGCCCTTGATAGCTGGCAACATCCAAAGACAGCCCTTCTACGGCAAATACGTCCCCAAAAGCAGGGAACTTAAAGGCGCCGACTTTATCCACCGCTGCGGCCTCTACTGCGGCAACCACCCGGACTATCGTCAGGAGGAACTCTCCATCCTGGAGGACATACTGGGGGGGGGGAAATGA
- a CDS encoding GDP-L-fucose synthase family protein yields MKKQDIAEQRTYVAGHRGMAGSAIVRALKDRGAKDIITKTREELDLLDQRATENFFRANRPEVVILAAARVGGIGANMADPYGFLYENLQIQNNVINGAAANGVKKLVFLGSSCIYPRECPQPMKEEYLLTGPLEPTNEGYALAKIAGLRLVQYLSRQRGIKGLSVMPCNLYGPGDSFHPDHSHVIAALVRRFVEAKREKAPTITLWGTGSARREFLHVDDMARAVTLLMEKWDSPDIINLGSGEDISIKGLAEEIKKAVAYDGEILWDPSKPDGMPIKRLDVSKLRGLGFEPRIPLSEGIARMIDQYEKLREERQSGV; encoded by the coding sequence ATGAAAAAACAAGATATAGCGGAACAAAGAACATACGTAGCAGGGCACCGTGGTATGGCAGGCAGCGCCATCGTCCGTGCCCTTAAAGACCGAGGGGCTAAAGACATAATAACTAAAACCCGCGAAGAACTGGACCTGCTGGACCAAAGAGCAACTGAAAACTTCTTTCGGGCCAACCGCCCCGAAGTGGTGATCCTGGCCGCCGCCAGAGTCGGAGGAATAGGAGCCAACATGGCGGACCCCTACGGATTCCTCTACGAAAACCTCCAGATCCAGAACAACGTCATAAACGGAGCCGCCGCCAACGGCGTAAAAAAGCTGGTATTCCTGGGAAGCTCCTGCATATACCCTCGGGAATGCCCTCAGCCCATGAAAGAGGAATACCTCCTCACAGGCCCATTGGAGCCCACCAACGAAGGCTACGCCCTGGCCAAAATAGCGGGCCTCCGGCTCGTCCAGTACCTGAGCAGACAGCGCGGCATAAAGGGCCTCTCCGTCATGCCCTGCAACCTCTACGGCCCGGGAGACAGCTTCCACCCAGACCACTCCCACGTCATCGCCGCCCTGGTCAGGCGATTTGTGGAGGCGAAGAGGGAAAAGGCCCCCACCATAACCCTGTGGGGAACCGGCAGCGCCAGACGGGAGTTTCTCCACGTCGACGACATGGCCAGAGCCGTCACCCTCCTCATGGAAAAATGGGACAGCCCGGACATAATAAACCTGGGCAGCGGAGAGGACATATCCATAAAGGGCCTGGCGGAGGAGATCAAAAAAGCGGTCGCCTACGACGGAGAGATACTATGGGACCCCTCCAAACCCGACGGAATGCCGATAAAACGGCTGGACGTCTCGAAACTCAGAGGACTGGGCTTCGAGCCCCGAATACCGCTGAGCGAGGGGATCGCCCGGATGATAGACCAATACGAAAAGCTGAGAGAGGAGAGACAAAGCGGTGTATAA
- a CDS encoding AAA family ATPase: MLKSMDIENLTVFTKANVSFSSGLNVIVGENGTGKSHLLKAVYSLLAVSAEGGRKSKGTAPTKNYLQTAIAEKLVGVFCPESLGRLIRRRQGRARCDISLEFGDPRYNISCSFSSNSKAEVSVDKVPSSWNEIEPIFFPTRELMSLYPNFVATYDRHYLEFEETWRDTCLLLGAPLRKGPREKTIKMLLEPLEEGMGGKVVLSDGRMYLQKSDGRMEMHLVAEGHRKLAMIAHLIASGVLLDRGYLFWDEPEANLNPKLVKLVAETVLRLCKQGIQVFLATHDLFLLRELELKRYDHGGKLIRFIGLHEGEDGVSIEQGDAIEDIGDLVSLDENVDQSQRYLSMERQE; the protein is encoded by the coding sequence GTGCTTAAATCGATGGACATAGAAAATCTGACCGTTTTTACCAAGGCTAATGTAAGTTTCTCTTCCGGCCTTAACGTGATAGTCGGCGAAAATGGAACTGGAAAAAGCCACCTCCTAAAGGCTGTCTACAGCCTGCTGGCAGTCTCAGCGGAGGGAGGAAGAAAGTCCAAGGGGACGGCTCCTACAAAAAACTATCTCCAGACCGCTATTGCCGAAAAACTGGTGGGGGTCTTCTGCCCCGAGAGCCTGGGGCGGCTCATCCGTCGTCGCCAAGGCAGGGCCAGGTGCGACATCTCCCTTGAGTTTGGCGATCCTCGCTACAATATCTCCTGTAGTTTTTCATCCAACAGCAAGGCGGAGGTCTCGGTGGATAAGGTTCCGTCCTCCTGGAACGAGATAGAACCTATTTTCTTTCCTACTAGAGAACTTATGTCGCTCTATCCAAATTTTGTGGCTACCTACGATAGACATTATCTGGAATTTGAGGAAACTTGGCGAGATACCTGCTTGCTTTTAGGGGCCCCTCTCAGAAAAGGACCGAGAGAGAAAACAATAAAAATGCTCCTTGAGCCCCTGGAGGAAGGAATGGGAGGAAAGGTAGTTCTCTCCGATGGTCGCATGTATCTCCAAAAAAGCGATGGTCGGATGGAGATGCACCTAGTGGCAGAAGGACATCGAAAGTTGGCTATGATAGCTCATTTGATAGCTTCTGGCGTGCTTCTGGACAGAGGATACCTTTTCTGGGATGAGCCTGAGGCCAACCTGAATCCTAAACTGGTGAAGCTGGTGGCAGAGACGGTCCTGAGGCTCTGCAAACAGGGTATACAGGTATTCTTGGCAACTCACGACCTTTTTTTGCTCAGAGAACTGGAGCTAAAAAGATACGATCATGGGGGAAAACTCATTAGATTTATAGGGCTTCACGAAGGTGAAGATGGCGTGTCGATAGAACAGGGTGACGCTATCGAAGACATAGGAGATTTAGTCTCTCTCGATGAAAACGTGGATCAGTCCCAGAGATATCTCTCTATGGAGAGGCAGGAATAG
- the gmd gene encoding GDP-mannose 4,6-dehydratase, protein MKKALITGITGQDGAYLSKFLLDKGYEVHGMKRRSSLFNTGRIDHLFRDPHDEKRGLILHYGDLTDSSNIVRLLQEIKPDEIYNLAAQSHVKVSFETPEYTANGDGLGVLRILEAIRILGLEKTTRFYQASTSELFGKVQEIPQRETTPFYPRSPYAAAKLYGYWITVNYREAYGIYGCNGILFNHESSLRGETFVTRKITRAVARISLGLQDKLYLGNMDAKRDWGHARDYVEAMWLMLQQEKPDDFVIATGETHSVREFVELAFKEVGIPIEWRGTGVDEFGFDPSTGKVLVEIDPRYFRPTEVELLLGDPTKAKELLGWERRVTFPELVKEMVSHDLDLFKKDILCRDAGYQVCPSIEDLS, encoded by the coding sequence ATGAAAAAAGCCCTTATAACCGGAATAACCGGCCAGGACGGAGCGTATCTGTCCAAATTTCTACTGGACAAAGGCTACGAGGTCCACGGAATGAAGAGGAGGTCCTCGCTGTTCAACACTGGCAGGATAGACCACCTGTTCAGAGATCCCCACGACGAAAAAAGAGGCCTTATCCTCCACTACGGAGACCTGACCGACTCTTCCAACATAGTCCGTCTGCTTCAGGAGATAAAGCCGGACGAAATATACAACCTGGCGGCACAAAGCCACGTCAAGGTATCCTTCGAGACGCCGGAGTACACCGCCAACGGCGACGGACTGGGAGTCCTTCGTATCCTTGAGGCCATCCGCATACTCGGACTGGAGAAGACCACCCGCTTCTACCAGGCATCCACCAGCGAGCTGTTCGGCAAGGTTCAGGAAATCCCTCAGAGGGAGACCACCCCCTTCTATCCAAGAAGCCCCTACGCCGCCGCCAAGCTCTACGGCTACTGGATAACAGTCAACTATCGAGAAGCCTACGGCATCTACGGCTGCAACGGAATACTCTTCAACCACGAATCCTCCCTTAGGGGAGAGACCTTCGTCACCAGAAAGATAACCAGGGCTGTGGCTCGGATCTCCCTGGGACTCCAGGACAAACTCTACCTGGGCAATATGGACGCCAAAAGAGACTGGGGCCACGCCAGAGACTACGTCGAGGCCATGTGGCTCATGCTCCAGCAGGAAAAACCGGACGACTTCGTAATAGCCACAGGTGAAACCCACTCTGTCCGTGAATTCGTGGAACTGGCCTTCAAGGAAGTCGGGATACCCATAGAGTGGCGTGGGACCGGAGTGGACGAATTCGGATTCGACCCCTCCACCGGAAAGGTCCTGGTCGAGATCGACCCCAGATACTTCAGGCCCACGGAGGTGGAACTTCTCCTAGGCGACCCCACCAAGGCAAAGGAGTTGCTGGGTTGGGAGAGGCGAGTCACCTTCCCCGAGCTGGTCAAGGAAATGGTCTCCCACGACCTGGACCTGTTCAAAAAAGACATCCTTTGCCGGGACGCAGGATACCAGGTATGTCCCTCCATAGAGGACCTGTCTTGA
- a CDS encoding glycosyltransferase family 4 protein: protein MRIVHLLPGLDVGGVERHVVDLASEQARSGHHVTVVSGGGRMTSELHPGVTHIKLPIHVKEPFTGGLCALRLAIMARSRKWDILHAHSRVPAWVAWWTSALSGVPFVVTCHAIYSLNAGLIPYRHADGAICVSQAVKDHQRDWLPQRSTVIKNGIADPGVRWVPHDDKGPFRFLFVGRLTSVKGIDFLIDVLLSMTNRDDWVLDVAGEGSLEVQLKERIASARLGDRINFLGYRDDVVDLMARCDCCLFPSRSEGAGLVLLTALSMGVPLIASDLPAFKESLPPNAMVPLNKERWSDALEAYLDGKAVFSEVRRNFSLSDMAEEIEGLYLEVRKRKEVEPS, encoded by the coding sequence ATGAGGATAGTCCACCTCCTGCCGGGGCTGGACGTCGGAGGGGTGGAGCGTCACGTGGTGGACCTGGCCTCGGAACAGGCAAGGTCGGGGCACCATGTGACGGTGGTGTCCGGCGGTGGACGGATGACGTCGGAACTCCATCCCGGGGTCACCCATATAAAGCTTCCCATACACGTAAAAGAGCCCTTCACCGGGGGCCTCTGTGCGTTGAGACTGGCTATTATGGCCCGATCCAGAAAATGGGATATCCTTCACGCTCATTCCCGGGTCCCCGCCTGGGTGGCCTGGTGGACCTCCGCTCTGTCCGGAGTTCCCTTCGTCGTGACCTGTCACGCCATATACTCGCTGAACGCCGGCCTGATCCCATATCGTCACGCCGACGGTGCCATATGCGTATCTCAGGCGGTAAAGGATCACCAGAGAGATTGGCTTCCCCAGCGGTCGACGGTCATAAAAAACGGCATAGCCGATCCGGGTGTTCGATGGGTTCCTCACGACGATAAGGGGCCTTTTCGTTTTCTATTCGTCGGTCGCCTGACCAGTGTAAAAGGAATAGACTTTCTGATAGACGTCCTTCTTTCCATGACGAATCGAGACGACTGGGTTTTGGACGTAGCCGGAGAAGGGTCTCTGGAGGTCCAGCTTAAAGAGAGGATCGCCTCGGCTCGATTGGGCGATAGGATAAACTTTCTGGGATACAGGGACGACGTGGTCGACCTGATGGCCCGGTGCGATTGCTGTCTTTTCCCATCCAGAAGCGAGGGAGCGGGCCTGGTCCTTTTGACCGCTCTGTCCATGGGAGTTCCCCTTATAGCGTCGGACCTTCCAGCCTTCAAAGAGAGCTTGCCTCCTAATGCAATGGTCCCATTGAATAAAGAACGCTGGAGCGACGCTCTAGAGGCTTATCTGGACGGTAAAGCCGTTTTTTCGGAAGTTAGAAGAAACTTTTCTCTTTCCGATATGGCGGAGGAAATAGAGGGCCTGTATCTCGAAGTTAGAAAACGAAAAGAGGTTGAACCGTCATGA
- a CDS encoding mitochondrial fission ELM1 family protein yields the protein MKTDRSDGPSLVLILSDGIRGHLHQSEGIARWISKDTGADIVKMDVPKYGGGRRAFLLKLLGRRLPKLDRLGTRRWLHWTGEKGLDLLEGYRKALDERGLSGSDSLVISTGSSAAPFCLALSRVMGGKSCVVMTPSVIGVEPFDYGVVPSHDGTGAGSAIETLGAPNFVSPEDLERSAKKLLRDHPGSEEKWGVLVGGDDQNYRLDATWADMTVGVLLRIAEERGLSLYITTSRRTPLETEKRIREICKDNDRVSMLLLASESDENPVPGILGACDRVFCTEDSVSMISEAATSGANVYLLRVGRQPGWRRFAQKLTVRLIKWKILPERFLWGTPRFDEMIDSFVKRGLLTEMPSDVMAWRPMLNRPVGRAPEFNEARRAADWILENWK from the coding sequence ATGAAAACTGACAGATCCGACGGTCCTTCGCTTGTGTTGATCCTCTCGGACGGAATAAGAGGTCACCTGCACCAGAGCGAGGGCATAGCCAGATGGATATCGAAGGATACCGGTGCCGATATCGTAAAGATGGACGTGCCGAAATACGGAGGGGGCAGGAGGGCTTTTCTGCTCAAACTTCTGGGCCGAAGGCTTCCCAAACTGGACAGACTCGGAACGAGACGATGGCTTCACTGGACCGGAGAAAAAGGGCTGGATCTTTTGGAGGGCTATCGCAAGGCCCTGGACGAGAGGGGGCTGTCCGGTTCGGACAGCCTGGTGATCTCCACAGGCAGCTCCGCCGCTCCATTCTGCCTTGCCCTTTCAAGGGTTATGGGGGGGAAATCCTGCGTGGTTATGACTCCCTCGGTCATAGGGGTCGAGCCCTTCGACTACGGCGTGGTTCCGAGCCACGACGGAACAGGCGCAGGCTCCGCCATTGAAACCTTGGGAGCTCCGAACTTCGTTAGCCCGGAGGATCTGGAGAGATCGGCGAAGAAGCTTCTGAGGGATCATCCCGGATCCGAGGAAAAATGGGGCGTACTTGTCGGTGGAGACGACCAGAACTACCGGCTCGACGCCACCTGGGCGGACATGACCGTAGGGGTATTGCTTCGCATAGCCGAGGAAAGAGGACTGTCTCTCTATATAACCACATCCAGACGCACCCCTTTGGAGACGGAAAAACGCATAAGGGAAATCTGTAAGGACAACGACAGGGTGTCCATGCTACTTCTCGCCTCGGAAAGCGACGAAAATCCCGTCCCGGGAATACTCGGAGCCTGCGACAGGGTTTTTTGTACCGAGGACTCCGTGTCGATGATATCCGAGGCAGCTACCTCGGGGGCCAATGTGTACCTCCTGAGGGTGGGAAGACAGCCAGGATGGAGACGGTTTGCCCAGAAGCTTACGGTACGTCTCATAAAATGGAAAATCCTGCCGGAGAGGTTTTTATGGGGAACCCCCAGGTTCGATGAAATGATAGATAGTTTCGTGAAAAGAGGGCTTTTAACCGAGATGCCCTCGGACGTCATGGCCTGGCGTCCTATGCTGAACCGACCTGTCGGCAGAGCCCCGGAGTTCAACGAGGCTCGTCGGGCCGCCGACTGGATATTGGAGAACTGGAAATGA